CTCTTTGGGAGCGTGTGGGTCATGCATCCAGCGATCATGCGAGTGGGCGGATGACTCGCTTTATTTGGCAGCTTGGTTGTTGGTAAAAGATCGCATGCTCGGGCAGAGGGAGGTATGGCTCTTCGAACAGGACCCGAAACCAAATCATCAGACAAACATATGGGCGTCAGCTCATGAATTCTCTCAGGAAGAATTGTGCAATAACTGGATAACACAAATTGATAGTGTCCGTCAGTCTGCACCGGCTTGCGAGTGGGATGAGCTTGTTGGTCAGGCCGACCATATCTGGGTGAGAAAAGGTCTTCCGGAAATGTCGGCAACACTTAAGGCGCCGCTCACACTGGGTGTTGGCATTGGCGATGGCGGTGGGCCCTGTTTGTTTGCTCTATTTTCCGAAGCGACCTTCGACCGATCGATCGTTCAGCTTATTCTCGACAGCATCCTGCAAGCGGTGACTTCAATCGCAGCCGAGCCAGCGTCGCGCTTGGGGAAATAGACATTCTCGGTGACAGGCAACAGGCGATTTTATCTGTATGGAATCCGCCGCTACCTTCATACGATCAGAACCAAACCGCTGACAAGCTCTTTGACAAGCAAGCAGCCGCAAGTGGTGAACAAGTAGCGCTGGCCTGGTCGGACGGGCAGATGACTTATCGGGAACTGGGCTCCCCGGTCCGACCAAGTAGCGAAGCTTTGCTGGAAAATGGCGTATCCAAGGGCTGCGTTGTCGGCGTCGCGCTAGAGCGGTCGGCGGATACCATTGCGGTGCTTCTGGGCATATTGAAAATCGGCGCTGCCTACCCGCCGTTAGACCTCAGAA
The genomic region above belongs to Betaproteobacteria bacterium and contains:
- a CDS encoding AMP-binding protein, which produces MFVCSIFRSDLRPIDRSAYSRQHPASGDFNRSRASVALGEIDILGDRQQAILSVWNPPLPSYDQNQTADKLFDKQAAASGEQVALAWSDGQMTYRELGSPVRPSSEALLENGVSKGCVVGVALERSADTIAVLLGILKIGAAYPPLDLRIHKSDFHSCLVIRQRHL